A genomic window from Alkalihalobacillus sp. AL-G includes:
- a CDS encoding methylmalonyl-CoA mutase has translation MEQEKDFSKLYKEWQETTKKLMDRFPERKEAFETSSKIDIDRLYLPDQLDSAYMEQLGLPGQYPFTRGIQPTMYRARYWTMRQYAGFGSAEETNNRFQYLLQQGQTGLSVAFDLPTQIGYDSDHSMSRGEVGKVGVAIDSLEDMEALLKDIPLDKVSTSMTINAPAAVLLAMYIVVAEKQGISAEQISGTIQNDILKEYIARGTYIFPPKPSMRLITDIFAYCATDVPKWNTISISGYHIREAGATAAQELAFTIANGKAYVEAALEAGLDVDHFAPRLAFFFNAHNEFFEEVAKFRAARRMWAKIMKETYGAKNPKSWQLRFHTQTGGSTLTAQQPDNNIVRVTVQALSAVLGGTQSLHTNSRDEALALPTEESARIALRTQQILAHESGVADTVDPLAGSYYVESLTDHLEQSANEYLEKIEELGGAVSAVEQGYMQREIHHTSYETQKAIEKEEQIVVGMNAFKLDDEPKPELHRVGPSLREHQIEKLTKIRQTRDNERASAQLDALRAGAKGKDNLMPLIVDCVRSYCTIGEICGVLREEFGEFTGI, from the coding sequence ATGGAACAGGAAAAGGACTTCTCTAAATTGTACAAAGAATGGCAAGAAACCACGAAAAAATTAATGGATAGGTTTCCGGAACGTAAAGAAGCGTTCGAAACGTCCTCTAAAATTGATATTGACCGCTTATATTTGCCAGATCAATTGGATTCAGCATATATGGAACAACTCGGGTTGCCTGGTCAATACCCGTTTACTAGAGGAATCCAGCCGACCATGTACCGTGCAAGGTATTGGACGATGCGACAATACGCCGGCTTCGGATCCGCAGAAGAAACGAACAATCGTTTCCAATACCTATTGCAGCAAGGTCAGACAGGTTTATCGGTTGCATTTGATCTCCCCACACAAATTGGTTATGACTCAGATCATTCGATGTCAAGGGGTGAGGTAGGTAAGGTTGGGGTGGCTATTGATTCACTTGAGGATATGGAAGCACTTTTGAAGGATATCCCACTTGATAAAGTAAGTACATCAATGACAATCAATGCACCCGCAGCTGTGTTGCTGGCGATGTACATTGTCGTCGCTGAAAAACAAGGGATTTCAGCTGAACAGATTTCTGGAACGATTCAAAACGATATCCTTAAAGAATACATTGCAAGAGGGACGTACATTTTTCCACCAAAGCCGTCCATGCGTCTCATCACCGATATTTTTGCCTATTGCGCTACAGATGTACCAAAATGGAATACAATCAGTATTTCCGGCTATCACATACGTGAAGCAGGTGCGACAGCGGCACAGGAGCTTGCGTTTACGATTGCGAACGGAAAAGCATATGTTGAAGCAGCCCTTGAAGCGGGTCTGGATGTTGATCATTTTGCACCTCGCCTCGCTTTCTTTTTTAATGCTCATAATGAGTTTTTTGAAGAGGTTGCTAAGTTCAGAGCAGCTAGGCGCATGTGGGCGAAAATAATGAAGGAAACGTATGGTGCCAAAAATCCGAAAAGCTGGCAGTTGCGGTTTCATACTCAAACAGGTGGATCGACCCTCACTGCCCAACAACCTGATAACAATATTGTACGGGTCACCGTTCAGGCGCTTTCAGCTGTTCTGGGAGGAACACAAAGCTTGCATACGAATTCACGTGATGAAGCACTAGCCCTGCCAACTGAAGAGTCGGCACGTATCGCTCTTCGAACACAACAGATTCTTGCACATGAAAGTGGTGTGGCGGACACAGTGGATCCCCTTGCAGGTTCGTACTATGTGGAATCCTTAACGGACCATCTGGAGCAATCTGCAAATGAATATCTTGAAAAAATCGAAGAGCTTGGCGGGGCAGTTTCCGCTGTTGAGCAAGGTTACATGCAGCGCGAAATTCACCACACATCGTATGAAACACAAAAGGCGATTGAAAAAGAAGAACAAATTGTCGTCGGTATGAACGCATTCAAGCTCGATGATGAACCAAAGCCGGAGCTGCACCGGGTTGGTCCGAGCTTACGCGAGCATCAAATCGAGAAGCTCACTAAAATACGACAGACGAGAGATAATGAACGAGCGAGCGCTCAGTTAGATGCACTTAGAGCTGGTGCAAAAGGAAAAGACAACCTGATGCCGCTGATTGTTGATTGTGTAAGATCCTATTGTACGATTGGTGAAATTTGCGGCGTATTACGAGAAGAATTCGGTGAGTTTACGGGTATATAG
- the prli42 gene encoding stressosome-associated protein Prli42 — MRRKWMKIIIYIMIISMLLSILTSVAFMF; from the coding sequence TTGCGTAGAAAATGGATGAAAATCATCATTTATATCATGATCATTTCAATGTTACTCTCGATTCTAACTAGTGTTGCCTTCATGTTTTAA
- a CDS encoding IMEF encapsulin system ferritin-like cargo protein produces MSNHFPLLKNIFTRTEEALKVFMEVLEPTIENAKDEHERLYFHHIYEEEEHRQDRLTVLNPKLDYFIEHNDAADRSNHEFIRLLQDISLEKFGLHNFLEHLDLALFQFKDTEYEPSLQSLRDMTNEDYQAIKSLLNELNDQFEGAANSAASIPTDEKEHVAKHLKVDKYINDPVTQSSLTSSITIASQKKKLTVGSLKGGDQ; encoded by the coding sequence ATGTCTAATCACTTCCCTTTGTTAAAAAACATTTTTACTAGAACAGAGGAAGCATTAAAGGTCTTCATGGAAGTTCTTGAACCGACAATTGAAAATGCTAAAGATGAACATGAGCGTTTATATTTCCATCATATTTATGAGGAAGAAGAACACCGGCAGGACCGTCTAACTGTACTAAACCCAAAGTTGGACTATTTTATTGAACACAACGATGCAGCAGATCGATCGAACCATGAATTTATAAGGTTGCTACAAGATATCAGCCTTGAAAAGTTCGGACTTCATAATTTTCTTGAACACTTGGATCTGGCACTCTTTCAATTTAAAGATACCGAGTACGAACCTAGCTTACAAAGCTTGCGTGATATGACCAACGAAGATTATCAAGCCATAAAATCTCTTCTTAACGAATTGAATGATCAATTTGAAGGGGCGGCAAACTCTGCTGCTTCGATTCCAACTGACGAAAAAGAACATGTAGCGAAACACCTTAAGGTTGATAAATATATAAATGACCCGGTAACACAATCATCTTTAACATCGTCTATTACTATTGCCAGTCAGAAAAAAAAGCTTACCGTCGGCAGTTTAAAAGGAGGCGATCAATAG
- a CDS encoding family 1 encapsulin nanocompartment shell protein, translating to MNKTSRFADSPLGDRDWERLDETIVNSVRRQLIGRRFIDIYGPLGQGVQTVTNDVYEEKEHGMMGYHGESLQLTEPTKRINLTVPLLYKDFILYWRDIEQAKTLDIPVDFSAAANAAAQSALLEDDMVFNGAKTFDIDGLMNVKGRLTHIREDWMKSGNAFMDVVEARNKLLKMGHSGPYALVLSPSLYALIHRVHEGTHVLEIEHIRELVTDGIHQSPVIKEDSGVLVATGRENLDLAIAEDFDSAFMDTDNMNYLFRVYESCVLRIKRPSSICTLESPKKK from the coding sequence ATGAATAAAACGTCAAGATTTGCTGATTCTCCCTTAGGTGATCGTGATTGGGAACGACTAGATGAAACGATTGTTAATAGTGTCCGCAGACAATTGATCGGCCGTCGATTTATTGATATTTATGGACCACTAGGACAAGGTGTCCAAACCGTTACAAATGACGTATATGAAGAAAAAGAACATGGTATGATGGGCTACCATGGTGAAAGCCTCCAGTTGACTGAGCCAACGAAAAGGATCAACTTGACAGTCCCGCTATTGTACAAAGACTTTATTTTGTACTGGCGGGATATTGAACAAGCGAAAACATTAGATATCCCAGTCGATTTCTCGGCTGCAGCCAATGCTGCCGCCCAATCTGCTCTACTAGAGGATGATATGGTATTTAATGGTGCGAAAACGTTTGATATCGACGGGTTGATGAACGTTAAAGGACGCTTGACTCATATTCGGGAAGATTGGATGAAGTCGGGGAATGCATTTATGGATGTTGTTGAGGCACGTAACAAATTACTGAAAATGGGACATAGCGGACCCTATGCACTGGTTCTTTCACCCTCTTTATATGCCTTGATTCACCGTGTACATGAAGGTACTCATGTTCTTGAAATTGAGCATATCCGTGAGCTTGTTACAGATGGTATACATCAATCACCGGTTATAAAAGAGGATTCGGGTGTTCTTGTTGCAACTGGCCGGGAAAATCTTGACCTTGCCATTGCTGAAGATTTTGATTCGGCCTTTATGGATACTGATAACATGAATTACTTGTTCAGAGTTTATGAAAGCTGTGTCTTAAGAATAAAAAGGCCCTCTTCCATCTGTACACTCGAGTCACCTAAAAAAAAGTAG
- a CDS encoding 2Fe-2S iron-sulfur cluster-binding protein, whose translation MKKALTVGSLKQNAIVEVSKEVSGAANTSEATIKNTTTTEKIYFIQNRRSCTIPFKKWSTVLDTALANGCQLDFKCKKGICGKCEIHVLKGMDRLTSPNGVEQKNLGSNLHSGHRLSCQARMK comes from the coding sequence GTGAAAAAAGCCTTAACAGTGGGGTCTCTTAAACAAAATGCAATTGTTGAAGTGTCGAAGGAAGTTTCAGGTGCCGCTAATACGTCGGAAGCGACGATCAAGAATACTACAACAACTGAAAAGATCTATTTTATACAAAATCGAAGAAGCTGCACTATTCCTTTTAAAAAATGGTCAACTGTATTAGATACTGCCTTGGCGAATGGTTGTCAGTTGGATTTTAAATGCAAAAAAGGAATATGCGGAAAATGTGAGATTCATGTCCTAAAGGGGATGGACAGACTAACATCACCGAACGGAGTTGAACAGAAAAACCTTGGTTCTAATCTTCATTCAGGACACCGGCTTTCTTGCCAAGCACGAATGAAGTAA
- a CDS encoding L,D-transpeptidase gives MNLVFALIIAFSSPIWPLGENPLPGDPYLIVNKQTNSYLFVDEGNIVKEGRVATGKSTELTPEGEFTIVVKAKDPYYRKKDIRGGDPDNPLGSRWIGFDAKNTDGRIYGLHGNNNPETIGKYVTAGCVRFKEDDIQWLYDHVPLGTKIVVVNTSKSLLEIAQMRNVIVEYDE, from the coding sequence ATAAATCTAGTTTTTGCCCTGATCATTGCCTTTTCATCGCCTATATGGCCATTAGGAGAAAACCCATTGCCTGGGGATCCTTACTTGATTGTGAACAAACAAACGAATTCATATCTCTTTGTTGATGAAGGGAACATTGTAAAAGAAGGACGTGTAGCAACTGGAAAATCAACAGAACTAACACCTGAGGGAGAATTTACAATTGTCGTTAAAGCAAAGGACCCTTATTATAGGAAAAAAGATATCCGTGGCGGTGATCCGGATAATCCTCTCGGTTCACGCTGGATCGGGTTTGATGCGAAGAATACTGATGGAAGAATCTATGGACTCCATGGAAACAACAACCCTGAAACGATTGGAAAATATGTGACAGCAGGCTGCGTCCGGTTTAAAGAAGACGACATCCAATGGTTGTACGACCATGTACCGCTTGGAACAAAGATAGTGGTAGTAAATACCTCAAAATCGCTTCTGGAAATTGCACAAATGCGGAATGTGATTGTGGAATATGACGAATAG
- a CDS encoding aromatic acid exporter family protein produces the protein MFRIGYRTFKTAIAAPVAIYIAKFLELDNYISAGILAILSIQVTKKRSIISAAQRFVACIIGILYGFVFFEGISYHPFILGFLLLVFIPTTVALRIQQGVITSSVIILHLLMIKDVNVSIVFNELAIISIGIGVALLMNLYMPSMEKQLKGYQSELEDLIQTILLEYAGFLRNGDNDWDGKEIVKADQLIQKGKSLAFQDVENHLLRDQNEYYNYFKMREKQFEILERVLPIISSLDRSYVQSHQIADFLKRIADAIHPGNTAQKYLNELEQLRQSFREMELPSDRIEFETRSSLLHFLNEMEQYLILKRYFKVRDE, from the coding sequence ATGTTTCGGATTGGTTATCGTACATTTAAGACTGCGATTGCAGCGCCTGTTGCGATCTATATTGCAAAATTTTTGGAACTCGATAATTATATTTCAGCCGGTATACTTGCAATCCTTTCAATACAAGTGACGAAAAAACGGTCGATAATCAGTGCTGCACAGCGGTTTGTTGCGTGTATCATCGGTATTCTGTATGGATTCGTATTCTTTGAAGGGATTTCATACCATCCCTTTATCCTCGGTTTTTTGCTGCTTGTTTTTATACCGACGACCGTAGCGTTACGTATCCAACAGGGAGTGATTACAAGCTCCGTAATTATTCTGCACTTGCTGATGATTAAAGATGTCAATGTATCGATTGTGTTCAATGAGCTTGCTATCATTTCGATTGGAATAGGGGTTGCATTGCTTATGAATTTGTATATGCCAAGCATGGAGAAACAGCTCAAGGGATACCAGTCAGAATTAGAAGACTTAATCCAAACTATCTTACTTGAATATGCAGGATTCTTACGAAACGGTGACAACGATTGGGATGGGAAAGAGATTGTCAAAGCAGATCAGTTAATACAAAAAGGGAAAAGTTTGGCATTTCAGGATGTGGAAAACCACCTGTTAAGAGATCAAAACGAGTATTACAATTATTTTAAAATGAGGGAAAAGCAATTTGAAATCCTTGAACGTGTACTTCCGATCATTTCATCGCTCGATCGAAGCTATGTCCAAAGTCATCAAATCGCAGATTTCTTAAAGCGTATTGCCGATGCAATTCACCCAGGGAATACCGCCCAAAAATATCTAAATGAACTTGAGCAGTTACGGCAATCCTTTCGGGAAATGGAATTACCGTCTGATCGAATCGAATTTGAGACTCGGTCCTCTTTGCTTCATTTTTTAAATGAAATGGAACAATACTTAATTTTAAAGCGGTATTTTAAAGTAAGGGATGAATGA
- a CDS encoding amino acid ABC transporter ATP-binding protein, protein MINVSNLYKSFGDSVVLKGIETTIANGEVIAVVGPSGSGKSTFLRCINRLETPTDGVITVSGQEITNKRAPIFKIREQIGMVFQHFHLFPHMTVLENVTYAPITVKKMKKYDAIIKARTLIKKVGLSEKEQDYPSRLSGGQKQRVAIARALAMEPQVMLFDEPTSALDPEMVKEVLEVIKSLAHTGMTMVIVTHEMAFAREVSDRVLFLDEGTLIEECDPNTFFSSPKTERAQQFLAKIL, encoded by the coding sequence TTGATTAATGTTAGCAATCTTTATAAATCATTCGGTGATTCAGTCGTTTTAAAAGGAATCGAAACGACCATCGCAAATGGTGAAGTGATAGCGGTTGTCGGTCCTTCTGGATCTGGTAAATCAACATTTTTACGATGCATTAACCGTTTGGAAACACCAACTGATGGTGTAATCACGGTGAGCGGCCAAGAGATCACAAATAAACGCGCTCCGATTTTTAAAATACGAGAGCAAATCGGTATGGTGTTTCAGCACTTTCATCTATTCCCGCATATGACGGTACTCGAGAATGTCACCTATGCACCGATTACGGTTAAGAAAATGAAGAAGTACGACGCCATCATAAAAGCACGGACACTGATTAAAAAAGTGGGTTTATCGGAAAAAGAACAGGATTATCCGAGTCGACTTTCAGGCGGTCAGAAACAACGGGTGGCTATTGCACGTGCACTTGCGATGGAGCCACAGGTGATGCTGTTTGATGAACCGACCTCAGCACTAGATCCTGAAATGGTAAAAGAAGTTCTCGAGGTTATCAAATCTTTAGCACATACCGGAATGACGATGGTCATCGTTACACACGAGATGGCTTTCGCGAGAGAGGTTTCCGATCGAGTCTTATTTTTAGATGAAGGTACGCTAATAGAAGAATGTGATCCAAATACATTTTTCTCTTCACCGAAGACGGAACGGGCGCAACAGTTTTTAGCGAAGATACTTTAA
- a CDS encoding amino acid ABC transporter permease: MNLDFGQVVPSIPFIIEGIWVTLKFVTVSAVLGFVLGILLALSKLTRISLLNWLASVYTSIFRGTPLILQLSIIYFATPQLTGYQITPFIAGILTFGLNSGAYMSEIIRAGIQAVDKGQTEAAQALGVPYRPMMRQIIFPQALKNILPAMVNEFATLTKESAIVSVIGVTDIMRRAQIVGADTYYFFEPLLIVGFIYYLMVMCLSVTGKIIEKRLRVVD, translated from the coding sequence ATGAATTTGGATTTCGGCCAAGTTGTGCCTTCTATTCCATTCATCATTGAGGGGATATGGGTCACGTTAAAATTTGTAACGGTATCAGCAGTACTTGGTTTTGTATTAGGTATCTTATTAGCACTTTCCAAACTCACACGTATTTCACTATTAAACTGGCTTGCTAGTGTGTATACATCTATTTTTAGAGGAACACCGCTTATCTTGCAATTATCGATCATTTATTTTGCGACACCTCAACTGACGGGCTACCAAATTACGCCGTTCATAGCTGGAATCCTCACCTTCGGACTCAATTCTGGTGCGTATATGTCTGAAATCATCAGAGCGGGTATCCAAGCTGTTGATAAAGGTCAAACTGAGGCTGCTCAAGCACTTGGAGTTCCATATCGTCCGATGATGAGGCAAATCATTTTTCCGCAAGCTCTAAAAAATATTTTGCCTGCAATGGTGAATGAGTTTGCGACGCTTACGAAAGAATCTGCAATCGTCTCAGTAATCGGTGTGACAGATATTATGAGGAGAGCGCAAATTGTTGGTGCAGATACGTATTACTTTTTCGAACCGCTTCTGATTGTCGGATTCATCTATTATCTGATGGTGATGTGCTTGTCGGTTACTGGGAAGATTATTGAAAAGAGGTTGAGAGTCGTTGATTAA
- a CDS encoding transporter substrate-binding domain-containing protein — MKKLMILIGMLLIVMSLAACGGSGSGAASADKKTLVMGTSADYPPYEYIDTAKGSEVIGFDIDIAKQITTNLGYELEIKNMDFNSLIEALKNDRVDFVMAGMTPTEKRKNSVDFSNIYYKAKQLIMTTDDNNIGSIDDLNGKKVAVQLGSIQEKEAEKIQQQVDIEIVKLNKIPEIVQELKSGRIDAMIIEDAVAFGFLEKDQSLDTFEIKKPAEKTAGSAVAFQKNSHIKEAFNKELTKMKENGDLDKIAEKWFTTK; from the coding sequence ATGAAAAAGTTAATGATCTTAATTGGTATGCTTCTAATTGTAATGAGTCTTGCGGCGTGCGGAGGGTCAGGCTCAGGGGCTGCCAGCGCCGATAAAAAGACACTCGTAATGGGGACTTCTGCAGATTATCCGCCATATGAGTACATTGATACAGCAAAGGGTAGCGAGGTCATAGGATTTGACATTGACATTGCAAAACAGATTACAACCAATCTTGGTTATGAGCTGGAAATCAAAAACATGGATTTTAACAGTTTAATAGAAGCACTCAAAAACGATCGAGTCGATTTTGTGATGGCCGGTATGACACCGACTGAAAAGCGTAAGAATAGTGTTGATTTTTCAAATATATATTACAAAGCGAAACAACTTATCATGACGACAGATGACAATAACATCGGATCTATCGACGATCTCAATGGGAAAAAGGTTGCCGTACAGCTTGGCTCTATTCAGGAAAAAGAGGCGGAAAAAATCCAGCAGCAGGTCGATATTGAAATCGTAAAGCTGAATAAGATTCCTGAAATCGTTCAAGAGCTGAAGTCAGGTCGTATCGATGCCATGATCATTGAAGATGCTGTCGCCTTTGGGTTTCTCGAAAAGGATCAAAGCTTAGACACATTTGAAATAAAAAAACCAGCAGAGAAAACGGCTGGGTCTGCAGTTGCCTTCCAAAAAAACAGTCACATTAAGGAAGCGTTCAATAAGGAATTGACCAAAATGAAGGAAAACGGCGACCTTGATAAAATCGCTGAAAAATGGTTTACCACGAAATAG
- the aceA gene encoding isocitrate lyase: MDRIHNTEKITNEWKKDRWNGIVRPYSVEDVLRLRGSVQIEYTLATNGAERLWKLLHTDPYVNALGALTGNQAVQQVRAGLKAIYLSGWQVAADANLSGHMYPDQSLYPANSVPHVVKRINQALGRADQIDHAEGKNETEWYAPIVADAEAGFGGPLNVYELMKAMIEAGAAGVHFEDQLSSEKKCGHLGGKVLLPTQQAVRNLISARLAADVLGVPTVLIARTDANAANLITSDVDSYDHPFLTGERTAEGFYRTKAGLDQAIARGLAYAPYADLIWCETSEPNLEEAKRFAEKIHHHFPNKLLAYNCSPSFNWEKKLEAEAIAEFQNELGKIGYKFQFVTLAGFHALNHSMFELARSYKERGMAAYSELQQAEFSSEQFGYTATRHQREVGTGYFDEVVQIISGGTSTTTALKGSTEEEQFTV, encoded by the coding sequence ATGGATCGAATTCACAATACGGAAAAAATAACAAATGAATGGAAAAAGGATCGATGGAATGGAATCGTAAGACCTTACTCTGTCGAAGATGTCCTTCGTCTCAGAGGTTCGGTGCAAATTGAATACACGTTAGCAACTAACGGTGCAGAACGTCTATGGAAGTTGCTTCATACCGATCCTTACGTAAATGCGCTCGGTGCACTTACTGGAAATCAAGCTGTTCAACAAGTAAGAGCTGGGTTGAAGGCTATATACTTAAGTGGTTGGCAGGTTGCCGCAGATGCAAACTTATCCGGTCATATGTACCCAGACCAAAGCTTGTATCCGGCAAACAGTGTACCACATGTTGTCAAACGGATTAATCAAGCTCTAGGGCGTGCCGATCAAATCGACCATGCGGAAGGTAAAAATGAAACGGAATGGTATGCCCCTATTGTCGCGGATGCTGAAGCAGGCTTTGGCGGTCCATTAAATGTGTATGAATTGATGAAAGCAATGATTGAAGCTGGTGCTGCAGGCGTGCACTTCGAAGATCAGCTATCCTCTGAAAAGAAATGCGGTCATTTAGGCGGAAAGGTACTACTGCCTACTCAACAAGCTGTTCGCAACCTGATTTCTGCACGTCTTGCGGCAGATGTATTAGGGGTACCAACCGTATTGATAGCAAGAACGGATGCGAATGCCGCGAATTTGATCACAAGTGATGTCGATTCCTACGATCATCCATTTCTTACAGGGGAGCGGACCGCCGAAGGCTTTTATCGAACTAAAGCCGGGCTTGATCAAGCAATTGCAAGAGGATTGGCTTATGCGCCGTATGCTGACCTTATCTGGTGTGAAACTTCTGAACCGAACTTGGAGGAAGCAAAACGGTTCGCAGAGAAAATTCATCACCACTTCCCGAATAAACTGCTCGCATATAACTGTTCGCCATCTTTTAACTGGGAGAAAAAGCTTGAAGCCGAGGCAATCGCTGAGTTTCAAAATGAATTAGGAAAAATAGGTTATAAGTTCCAGTTCGTAACACTCGCAGGTTTCCACGCGTTGAATCACAGCATGTTCGAATTGGCACGGAGCTATAAAGAACGGGGAATGGCTGCTTACTCAGAGCTCCAGCAGGCGGAGTTTTCCAGTGAGCAATTCGGTTACACAGCCACAAGACACCAACGGGAAGTCGGAACAGGCTACTTCGATGAAGTCGTACAAATCATATCTGGAGGAACTTCTACTACCACAGCTTTAAAAGGTTCCACCGAAGAAGAACAATTTACAGTTTGA
- a CDS encoding BrxA/BrxB family bacilliredoxin, translating into MNMNFNFFMNDVVGTARNEAKEAGFNELTSPEEVETAFAEGGTTLVLVNSVCGCAGGIARPAAGYALHKSEQKPTHAVTVFAGQDKAATEKARSYFTGYPPSSPSFALLKDGKLVSMVERHEIEGSEPIEVVKKLQEAFQKHC; encoded by the coding sequence GTGAATATGAATTTTAATTTTTTTATGAACGATGTTGTAGGAACAGCCCGTAACGAGGCGAAGGAAGCTGGATTTAATGAACTTACGTCACCTGAAGAAGTGGAAACTGCATTTGCAGAAGGTGGAACAACGTTAGTGCTCGTGAACTCGGTATGTGGCTGTGCTGGAGGAATTGCCCGTCCTGCAGCAGGATACGCATTGCATAAAAGTGAGCAAAAGCCAACTCATGCTGTTACTGTATTTGCGGGACAAGATAAAGCAGCCACTGAAAAGGCACGTTCTTATTTTACTGGATATCCGCCATCATCGCCTTCTTTTGCGCTGTTAAAGGATGGAAAGTTGGTTTCGATGGTGGAACGGCATGAGATTGAAGGCTCTGAACCGATTGAAGTCGTAAAAAAACTTCAAGAAGCTTTTCAAAAGCACTGTTAA
- a CDS encoding metal ABC transporter solute-binding protein, Zn/Mn family translates to MRILTLLLIIPFLLAGCGSSDSESAKHDDSDMMIYTSIYPLQYFAERIGGDKVSVQSIVPPGSDGHTFEPTTKELIEVAEADLLIYNGAGFEGFIEKAKESLKEQEVKFINSSAGIEPAGDGEKSENEEHDQKEHHEDHGTEDPHVWLDPLLAIGVSEMIKDAMVEEQPELESEFEKNFDQLKKDLLSLHESFQKVVDEAEGNTFIVAHSAYGRWEKRYGLEQVSVSGISPSHEPSQKEVQELIDFARSNHISHILLERNISSNITEMIGEEINAEILYLSNLESLTQQQLDQGEDYLSVMHTNIETLRKALN, encoded by the coding sequence TTGAGAATTTTAACACTACTACTTATCATTCCTTTTTTATTAGCAGGATGCGGATCTTCTGATTCAGAATCAGCGAAGCATGACGATTCCGATATGATGATCTATACATCCATTTACCCTTTACAATATTTTGCCGAAAGAATCGGCGGTGACAAGGTTTCAGTTCAATCAATCGTTCCACCGGGATCCGATGGCCATACTTTTGAACCTACCACAAAAGAACTCATTGAAGTAGCTGAAGCTGACTTGTTGATTTACAACGGTGCTGGTTTTGAAGGTTTTATCGAAAAGGCTAAGGAATCTTTAAAGGAACAAGAGGTTAAGTTCATTAACTCTTCTGCTGGAATCGAACCTGCGGGAGACGGTGAAAAGAGTGAAAATGAGGAGCACGACCAAAAAGAGCACCACGAGGATCATGGTACAGAGGATCCGCACGTTTGGCTCGATCCGTTACTAGCTATCGGAGTTTCTGAAATGATCAAGGACGCTATGGTGGAAGAACAGCCGGAATTAGAAAGCGAGTTTGAAAAGAATTTCGATCAGTTGAAAAAAGATTTGCTATCACTTCACGAATCCTTTCAGAAGGTTGTAGATGAAGCCGAAGGCAATACATTTATCGTTGCTCACAGTGCATATGGCCGTTGGGAAAAAAGGTACGGACTTGAACAGGTTTCTGTGTCTGGAATTTCCCCTTCACACGAGCCTTCACAAAAAGAAGTTCAAGAACTAATTGATTTTGCACGTTCCAATCATATTTCACATATTTTACTAGAACGGAATATTTCATCGAATATTACGGAAATGATCGGGGAAGAAATCAATGCTGAAATTCTTTATTTAAGCAACCTTGAATCGTTGACCCAACAACAACTTGATCAAGGCGAGGACTACCTAAGCGTAATGCACACGAACATCGAGACGCTACGCAAGGCTTTAAACTGA